Proteins encoded together in one Pontiella desulfatans window:
- a CDS encoding tail fiber domain-containing protein, translating to MKKASQRGIRSGFLFAITTALALCAGTGALAQGTAFTYQGQLDDGGHAADGSYDMQFKVWTASAGGSQVGSTQTAIGMPVEGGLFALELDFGSGIFTGADRWLEIGVQTNGGGGFATLVPRTRFTSTPYAIAALSAQAAASDPANSISSSEVVNNSLTSSDLGPNSVGSSEVVDNSLTADDLQAGSVGASEIASGAVGASEIGSWAISDGHIHADAAILGDKIVGGDLKAGRLKTGQGHTLFGSMATIAGGEANTANGTAAAIGGGKNNRANGSHGAVGGGFANLADGAYAAMGGGNMNRADGESSVVGGGQENSAGWIYSTVGGGWSNKADRSSATVGGGAMNVASGSSAVVGGGHLNTASGFEAHVGGGRENAAVGSFSSVAGGKENSASGDNATVGGGERNEALYYATIGGGIGNVAAGTCSFIGGGSANVASNDYTTVGGGVWNEATRNAAVVGGGWDNQATNSFATVPGGTGNAAGGICSFAAGNYAKALHEGSFVWADYQSVPFYSTANNEFAARTTGGVRFITAVDGTGTPTLTVYLPAGGLAWSWTSDRNLKENFRPIDPVEILQKVADLPVSEWNVVSQDPGIRHVGPMAQDFRAAFGLGEDGLHINASDANGITLAAIQGLNRKLEQKDAQILRMERELAELKRAVHALGAEMILEPIGKP from the coding sequence ATGAAAAAGGCAAGTCAGCGGGGAATCCGTTCCGGATTCCTGTTTGCAATCACCACCGCACTCGCATTGTGTGCGGGAACCGGCGCGCTCGCGCAAGGCACGGCATTCACCTACCAGGGGCAACTCGACGATGGCGGCCATGCGGCCGACGGTTCCTACGATATGCAGTTCAAGGTATGGACGGCTTCGGCGGGAGGATCGCAGGTTGGTTCCACCCAAACCGCCATCGGCATGCCGGTTGAGGGCGGCCTGTTTGCGCTGGAGCTTGATTTTGGGTCGGGCATCTTCACGGGAGCTGACCGTTGGTTGGAGATCGGCGTGCAGACCAACGGCGGTGGCGGATTCGCCACCTTGGTGCCGCGCACCAGGTTCACCTCGACTCCCTATGCCATTGCGGCGCTCTCGGCACAGGCCGCGGCAAGCGATCCTGCAAATTCGATTAGCTCCTCGGAAGTGGTCAACAACAGCCTTACATCGTCGGATCTAGGGCCAAACTCCGTCGGCTCGTCGGAGGTTGTCGACAACAGTCTGACGGCTGACGATCTTCAGGCGGGATCCGTGGGGGCTTCCGAAATTGCTTCGGGTGCAGTCGGTGCATCCGAAATCGGGAGTTGGGCCATCTCTGATGGCCACATTCATGCGGATGCGGCCATTCTGGGGGATAAGATTGTTGGCGGCGACCTCAAAGCCGGGCGCTTGAAAACGGGACAAGGCCACACGCTGTTTGGTTCGATGGCAACGATCGCCGGAGGGGAGGCCAATACGGCCAATGGCACTGCCGCCGCGATCGGCGGAGGAAAGAATAACCGGGCAAACGGAAGCCATGGTGCGGTGGGTGGCGGATTTGCCAACCTGGCCGATGGCGCATATGCGGCCATGGGAGGGGGCAACATGAACCGTGCAGACGGCGAATCCTCGGTTGTGGGAGGCGGGCAGGAAAACAGTGCCGGTTGGATATACTCCACAGTGGGCGGAGGCTGGTCGAACAAGGCCGACAGGTCATCGGCAACGGTTGGTGGCGGGGCAATGAATGTTGCTTCGGGTTCTTCGGCCGTGGTGGGCGGGGGGCATCTGAACACGGCCTCGGGATTTGAAGCGCACGTTGGCGGGGGGAGGGAAAATGCCGCAGTGGGGAGTTTCTCTTCTGTTGCCGGTGGCAAGGAAAATTCTGCATCGGGCGACAACGCAACCGTTGGGGGGGGTGAGCGAAACGAAGCGCTCTACTATGCGACGATCGGCGGGGGCATTGGCAATGTCGCTGCAGGTACGTGCAGCTTTATTGGTGGAGGCTCGGCCAATGTTGCATCCAACGACTACACGACGGTTGGGGGAGGCGTTTGGAACGAAGCAACCCGCAACGCGGCGGTGGTCGGCGGGGGCTGGGACAACCAGGCCACCAACAGCTTCGCGACGGTGCCCGGCGGAACCGGGAATGCGGCGGGGGGCATATGCAGCTTTGCGGCGGGAAACTATGCCAAAGCCCTTCACGAGGGCTCATTCGTCTGGGCCGACTATCAAAGTGTACCCTTCTATTCGACCGCGAATAACGAATTTGCGGCCCGCACCACCGGCGGTGTTCGTTTCATCACTGCGGTGGATGGAACGGGTACGCCAACCCTTACCGTTTATTTGCCGGCCGGCGGACTGGCCTGGAGCTGGACGAGTGATCGCAACCTCAAGGAAAATTTCCGTCCGATCGATCCGGTGGAGATTCTGCAAAAGGTAGCGGACTTGCCGGTGTCGGAGTGGAATGTTGTGTCGCAGGATCCCGGCATTAGGCACGTGGGGCCGATGGCCCAGGATTTCCGGGCCGCATTCGGCCTGGGCGAGGATGGCCTACATATCAATGCAAGCGATGCCAATGGCATAACCTTGGCCGCTATCCAGGGGCTG
- a CDS encoding zinc metalloprotease gives MKTCTNSIARLLCLLLIAAIPVRQVCALELPIRVSVNFILDASDNRPATGDLNTDAEVNDQVTRANEILAENGTEYKFQLLGINEVFGEEEFYNLPSGGNNGANRDAIRDAAIADPTTWHWRTDAINMYINGNDVGYSAISDFPPNNNIVLFNQYAYDPLMLHETGHSVNLYHTHSSTLPNGDGCTDTLPDNQNWTRDQIAQNSYALNYDDCSAAQKALVDNTWENLMSYHDVDNTHIITPQQNNRMSDQTYDDRNWLLTGTPVYIKDGATATGANGSWDNPYPTIQSAISAGQANNRTLVLMASGSHDDPASVIDTNTDLITRQGSSTIQGKERDYELGHNLENSTNTAVAVQVALAQRLTREGDDEGSLAAIRRAAELAKGKDRHALLIEIAARLKAKEEFDEAETFYAKAAAESDQPGLKNRFGKKAEKMKVLKARKLEREKERTAEAEEEQP, from the coding sequence ATGAAAACATGCACAAATAGCATAGCGCGGCTGCTCTGCCTGCTGCTGATTGCAGCCATACCAGTTCGGCAGGTTTGCGCTCTTGAACTGCCCATTCGGGTCTCGGTCAACTTTATCCTCGACGCATCGGACAACCGCCCCGCCACGGGCGACCTCAACACCGATGCCGAGGTGAACGACCAAGTGACGCGGGCCAACGAGATCCTCGCCGAGAACGGCACGGAATACAAATTCCAGTTGCTGGGCATCAACGAGGTGTTCGGGGAAGAGGAATTCTACAATCTTCCATCGGGTGGCAACAACGGGGCCAACCGCGATGCGATTCGCGACGCGGCCATTGCCGACCCGACCACATGGCATTGGAGAACCGATGCCATCAACATGTATATCAACGGGAACGATGTGGGTTATAGCGCCATATCCGACTTCCCGCCGAACAACAACATCGTGCTGTTCAACCAGTACGCATACGATCCGCTCATGTTGCATGAAACCGGGCATAGCGTGAACCTGTACCATACCCATTCCAGCACCTTGCCGAACGGGGATGGCTGCACCGACACCTTGCCCGATAACCAGAACTGGACCCGGGATCAAATTGCGCAGAATTCATACGCGTTGAATTACGACGATTGCTCGGCGGCGCAGAAGGCCTTGGTGGACAACACCTGGGAAAACCTCATGTCGTACCACGACGTGGACAACACCCACATCATCACCCCGCAGCAAAACAACCGCATGAGCGACCAGACCTATGACGACCGCAACTGGTTGCTGACCGGCACGCCGGTCTACATCAAGGACGGGGCGACGGCGACGGGGGCGAATGGGTCGTGGGACAATCCATATCCCACCATCCAGTCGGCCATCAGTGCCGGGCAAGCCAACAACCGGACGCTGGTGCTGATGGCCAGCGGCTCCCACGACGACCCGGCATCGGTGATCGATACCAACACGGATCTGATCACCCGCCAAGGCTCCTCCACCATCCAGGGAAAGGAGCGGGATTACGAGTTGGGGCATAACCTGGAAAACTCCACCAACACGGCGGTGGCGGTGCAGGTGGCCCTGGCGCAGCGGCTGACGCGCGAAGGCGACGACGAAGGATCATTGGCCGCGATCCGCCGGGCGGCGGAGCTTGCCAAGGGCAAGGACCGCCATGCCTTGTTGATCGAGATTGCGGCCCGGCTTAAGGCCAAGGAGGAATTCGACGAAGCCGAAACCTTCTATGCCAAGGCGGCCGCCGAGTCCGATCAACCCGGCCTGAAGAATCGCTTCGGGAAGAAGGCCGAGAAAATGAAAGTACTCAAGGCCAGGAAACTCGAACGCGAGAAGGAGAGGACGGCGGAAGCCGAGGAGGAACAGCCATGA